ATAGACCGCCGCCTTGGTTCGACTGGATCGAATTGGCGCGGTTCAGACCAGGAGGGCTCGTAACGCTCCATCGCTTAACACTATCcgacctcttcatcatggcacTCTGAACAAATCCGCCCATACCCTTGGTGGGCGAGTTGGATCGCGAGTTGGATCGAGTAGGAGATACACGCCCTGACATGCTTCCGAAGCGGTCTCCCACAGACTTATCCTCACCGGCGTCAAAGGCTGGAGGATTCAGCGTTGGAGGACTTGCCAAACTCATCTTAGTAGGAGTAGCAGGTTCCTTAGCAGGCTCCTTGACGGGCTCCTCAGCCGGTGGGCTTGGTTTTGGTTGTTCAGTTGTCATGCCTGGTAATTGCGCCTTGACAGAAGCCATGTCCAAACGATCAGTATCCTCGACTTGGTTCTTTCGGTAAGCAGCTGAGTTAGCCCCACGGTCAGCTGTTTGGCGAAACCATGAAGGGTCTTTGGATCCGAGGGCATGAGCAATCTGGTCCTTCGAGAAAGTCTGCTCAGTGGCTGAAGCTGGAGCTGGGGAAGACTCCTGCGACCCAATGAACGACCGCTGGGTCGCATTTTGGGTTGCGAGCATGCTCAACGGGCGGGCAGAGCCGCTGCGGGAGTTAGGTCGCCGCTGCCATGATAATGTAGAGTAACGGGCGGGTGTAGTCGCGGGCTTGATATCGACATCAACAGGAGACTCATTCTCCTTGGTCGGAGAGGAGCTGACATCCATTGGAGCTTCGGGCTTTGCTTCAGGCTCAGATGATGGCGAGGCGGCGTCGTCCTTGGACAAACCGGGGGAGTCGAGCCTCAATGCCTCGGATAGGTGAACGCTATGACGACTCGAACGTGGTGAGGGAGTGTTTGCAGGGGAGGACTTTTGTGGTGAGATTGATCGTGCACGTTCTGTCATTGGTGATTGTGGTTAGCAAGAGGACACCATCGGTGATTATGTGATTTCAGCATCAATGCATCCCAAAGCCAAGACAAAACCATGAGTAAGCCAGTAAAATAAGAATACAACAACGGAAAGTAAACAACGGGTGTACGACGGAGGATGTTGCCCTGGAAATTGAAAGAGGGAACGCCAACAATGCAAGCAACAAAGCCTCTCGGGCGGGAGTCAAGCTGCAAGCAACACTAGACGCCCAAgctctctcttttttctctGTTTTTTTGTTCTTTTCTCACCTTCACGACGAGCTTGTCTTTCTCGCTTGGCAGCCAAATATTCTTCAAGCTCACGAGCTCTCGTTTCGTCTTCTTCGATCTGTTGACCACGCAGGCGCTCGACCTGCTCGAGAAATTGGGAGACTTCGTCGGACATGGCTCTGGGGCCTTTGGGACATGACACGGAAGGGGGTGGATGTTTTAGAAGAAAGACGGCGCGGCGTGGGCCCTTGGCTTTTTTGGATAGCACAGTAAGCGCGAGCAGGAAAATACACAATGCAATCCTACGCACAAGGTTGCAGTAGGTGTTATAGACTGTTTCTGCTATCTCCCAAGAGCCTAACGTAGCCTTGAGATGTGGTGCTGATGGGAGGTTGATAATGGGTCACTCGACTGGGATGGGATCATGTCTGTTAGCTGCAGTGGAAATTTCACATGGCGCTTCTGCGACCTTATTGGTTCATGACCGTCCCCAGGTGTGTCTGTCTCTAAAACCCGCTATGAGAGGGGGCCGCTGTAGCGCCCATGCAACCCGAAGTCTCAGGGGCAATCGCTCCCGCTCGCTAGGGAGGGACTGCTTGACAGATTCCGGCCCAAATGCGGCCATCAACGGACGGGATTGTCTTTAATCTTGGTGCATATCAGAGCTCGATCTCATGCAAATTATGCATGAACCTCGTCTCATTACTTGCATGATGCAGAATCGGAACGATGAAGATTCAATTGATATCATAGGCAACCTAGCTCAGCCTCACTCAACTCACATGTTTGTGTTCCATGCGCTATAAACAAAAGACCAATACAAAACGTCATCCTTTGTTTACTTTCAACTTTTCCCCACGGGCGATCCACTACAATAACAAACCCAAACCATGGCTTGAATCCGTTAAACCTTGTCACATCTTGGTTCGTGTACGAAGTGAGCAGTACGTATCTTGCTCTTCTTATGCCTCAGACCACGCAAGCAGGTTATCTCAGATTTCTCGATCGACAATACGACCTTGTAAGGTTAGCACAAGCTGCACGCGGCACTTGTTGATGCTCTCCCGCTCCCCTGCGCTTCGCTAGACGAGGCCTGTACAGATTGCGTGCTGTAGAGTTTTGCGGGACGTTTTACGTTGCCCGGCGTAACGAGTTTATTATATCGGGTTTCAACGTTTTAGCTAGCTGACTTTCTTATGCATATCCGCGCTATACGGCTGGTTGCTTCCAAGTCTCGCGGCTATCCACACCTTGTGGTTTGTTTGTTGCTTTTGCAAAAGGACATCCTGTTGTGAGGCCAACAGGAACCATTTGGTTGAGCCAGTCTCGTTTAGTAGAGGAACAGTCGCTTCTTTGCATCCTCCACCACCCACGATAgtccttcttcaaggttgGTTCCAGTCATGGCACTGCATGGCAGGATGTGCCATCGATGTGTCCGTATCGATTCCAGTTGTAATTCCTAAGTATTATGGTGAGCTTGGTCATATTAACATGGCATGGCGTGACGTGAACATACTGAGAGAATCTCTTCTTCCGTCATACATCCCTCAACATCTGTTTTGTTGGCAAAAACAAGCAGACTTGCCCCTGCAAGACGCTGTACCACTTGTCAGTGACCATGCGACCGTTGCCGTGTCATAGCACGCACCTCTTCTAAGAGTAAACCTTGAAGCTCGTCTCTGCAGTCTTGAATGCGTAAACGGTCTGTTGCGTCAACAACCCAGATCAAAGCATCTGTCTTTTCAAAATAGTTTCTCCAGTATGAGCGCAACGTTTTCTGCCCACCCACGTCCCCTGAGGGTGTCAGCTCATCTCATAGAGTCGGCATATTGAGGTCACACACAGATGTTTAATTTGTACCTGTAAGGCCTGTCAGCGGTGTTATATGACGAATGAAGTCCTTCTTACCCCTCGTAGTCAattgtcttgatgatgaaaccTAATGTTGGGCTTACGGTGTTGACATCCTCTCCCATAACCTTCTTGACGATTGTGGTCTTTCCAGCATTATCCAGTCCGCTATGAAGAGTTAGTCAAAATCTTTAATGAAGCAGGTCGTGGTCAAATACTCACAGCATCAGGATTCGCATTTCTTTGTCCTTGAGCCGGGCTTTTCGCAGGATTGACAACATTTTGATTCACGAGTCGTGTATTGAATTAACTCGATAGTAGGACAAGCAAATCACTCCAACTTAGTTCTTAGGCAGTTTTGTCGGTTATTTGGCCTTTAAAGgatttctttcttcatcaccGAACTATGAAGGTCGTTGAATTCAGTTGCCTGCGGCTCTCATGGCTCCACGTGATTGGTGCTCGCTTGATCTCCTTCACCCCCTCCAACTTCACCACTCTTGTATGCTATGCCTCAACCGCCACTATGAATGGATAATCTACATAATCTGACGTCCATGAACATTGTGAATACTATCGACGTCCTATACGCTGCTTTACATGTCAATACACTCGAACTTGGCCCAAACATTCCCTGCCACGCAATTACCATCACGATAAACACCCAAAACTCAATAGCCATGGCTCTAGTACATCAatgcttctcttcctccacaATTTCTGAAGCTGGGCGTGCCTCATGTTCCCATACAACTATGTCTTTCCAGACGCCTGGATGGTTTCCATGCTTAACAGCTTCCTTGAAATTCGCAACCTTCGCAAAATCGTACTTCTCGAGCAGACGTGTCGTCCACTCAATGCGAGAATCGCCCTCGCCATCAAAGAATGTTTCCAAGTACAGTTTGCTGTACTTTCGTTCATTGTGTGCAGGAATTTCTTCGTACGTCTTTCGGGGCTCCGAGCAATCCCAGGTGTAGTCCACAAGACTACGATGGTATATAGACGTGGACAACAAAATTCTGTCCAGCAGTGCCGACCCGACGAGCATTCGGCGATGCTCTGGGTCAACGATGAGCTTGATCTGCCCAGAAAATCTGGCTCCCTGGCATGCATGGCCTAGAAAATCCTGTCGAGAATCGTCGACAAAGGCAAAGCCAAGGATGGTTGGGATCTCTGACGCTCCGTGGGATTTCATATATCCAAGGAGCTTCTGATAACGCTTTTCGTCGGCCTTAGACCATCCAGAACGGTTGGCTATCTCGCAAGGAGATTCAATCGCCACAATGAAAGGGCGACGGTTCGACGTGCAAGCGTTGTACAGTTCAGCAATATGTGCACAGTTAACTTTGGGTAGGTAGACCTGCGAACCTTCTCGCTGCATCTCATTATTGATGATGTTTGCGATGCCCTGGAAGTCCTCAGGCTGGACGGGCCGAAGAGTGCAATCTGCATCAGGCCACTTGTCTTCCTCGTGCGTCATGTTTGCATACTTCTGTTCCTCTTTTTTACGctcaatctcttccttcttagTTTTGCGCAAATCCAGCTCGCGGGCGATATAGCCTTCAGAATTG
This genomic stretch from Fusarium oxysporum f. sp. lycopersici 4287 chromosome 5, whole genome shotgun sequence harbors:
- a CDS encoding ADP-ribosylation factor-like 2, with the translated sequence MLSILRKARLKDKEMRILMLGLDNAGKTTIVKKVMGEDVNTVSPTLGFIIKTIDYEGYKLNIWDVGGQKTLRSYWRNYFEKTDALIWVVDATDRLRIQDCRDELQGLLLEERLAGASLLVFANKTDVEGCMTEEEILSELQLESIRTHRWHILPCSAMTGTNLEEGLSWVVEDAKKRLFLY